In Aspergillus luchuensis IFO 4308 DNA, chromosome 1, nearly complete sequence, the following are encoded in one genomic region:
- the RPB1 gene encoding DNA-directed RNA polymerase II subunit RPB1 (COG:K;~EggNog:ENOG410PGUD;~InterPro:IPR007066,IPR000684,IPR007073,IPR007075, IPR038593,IPR007081,IPR007080,IPR007083,IPR038120, IPR000722,IPR042102,IPR006592;~PFAM:PF05000,PF04998,PF05001,PF04997,PF04992, PF04983,PF04990,PF00623;~go_function: GO:0003677 - DNA binding [Evidence IEA];~go_function: GO:0003899 - DNA-directed 5'-3' RNA polymerase activity [Evidence IEA];~go_process: GO:0006351 - transcription, DNA-templated [Evidence IEA];~go_process: GO:0006366 - transcription by RNA polymerase II [Evidence IEA]) codes for MANVYFPYSKAPLRTIKEIQFGLFSPEEIKRMSVVHVEYPETMDDQRQRPRTKGLNDPRLGTIDRQWNCETCEEGQKECPGHFGHIELATPVYHIGFLTKIKKLLETVCHNCGKIKANTSDPKFLEALRMRDPKRRFDHIWRLSKDVLICEADPPPDDDEPFSKENSKPVRMHGGCGNAQPQIRKEGITLVGTWKPNKMMDEMDMQQPEKKVITPQVALNVFRNISYEDVRIMGLSNDYARPEWMIITVLPVPPPPVRPSVLVGGSTSGQRGEDDLTYKLAEIVRANQNVQRCEQEGAPEHVVREFESLLQYHVATYMDNDIAGQPKAMQKSNRPVKAIRSRLKGKEGRLRQNLMGKRVDFSARTVITGDPNLSLEEVGVPKSIARTLTYPEVVTPYNIEKLQTLVSNGPNEHPGARYIVRDNGERIDLRHAKRAGGQQLLYGWKVERHIMDGDVILFNRQPSLHKESMMGHRVRVMPYSTFRLNLSVTTPYNADFDGDEMNLHVPQSEESRAELSQLALVPMNIVSPQRNGPLMGIVQDTLCGIYKICRRDVFLTKDQVMNIMMWVPDWDGVIPPPAILKPRPRWTGKQMISMALPSGLNLLRVDKDNSPLSEKFSPLADGGLLIHNGQLMYGMFSKKTVGASGGGVIHTIFNEYGHGTAVAFFNGAQRIVNYWLLHNGFSIGIGDTIPDELTIQRIENCVRNRKKEVESITASATDNTLEPLPGMNVRETFESKVSRALNNARDEAGSETEKSLKDLNNAIQMARSGSKGSTINISQMTAVVGQQSVEGKRIPFGFKYRTLPHFTKDDYSPESRGFVENSYLRGLTPTEFFFHAMAGREGLIDTAVKTAETGYIQRKLVKALEEVMVKYDGTVRNSLGDIIQFIYGEDGLDGAHIENQRVDIIKCSDDKFRDRFRVDLMDPERTLGPEVLEQANEIAGDVEVQRHLDEEWEDLLKDRAFLRSVAKEDEEMMQLPINVQRILETARTTFRIREGTISDLHPAEVIPQVRSLLDRLLVVRGDDIISREAQENATLLFKAQLRSRLAFRRLVTEYSMNKLAFQHVIGAIESRFAKAGANPGEMVGVLAAQSIGEPATQMTLNTFHFAGVSSKNVTLGVPRLKEILNVATNIKTPSMTVYQEAARSFDKEGAKQLRSAVEHTSLRSVTEATEIYYDPDIQTTVIENDRDMVESYFIIPEDVTDDASRQSKWLLRIILSRPKLLDKGLTVQDVASRIKAAYPKDIAVIFSDNNADEQVIRIRQIQDYKEDEEDDDIEYDVTLKKLEQHLLDTLTLRGVPGVERAFINEKSKVRVLEDGSLFASKTDPLCKEWVLETSGSSLGEVLAIPGVDATRTYSNQFIEVFEVFGIEAARTAVLRELTQVLAFDGSYVNHRHLALLVDVMTVRGYLTPVTRHGINRADNGALMRCSFEETVEILLEAAAFGELDDCRGVSENLILGQMAPAGTGEFDIYLDQNLMNTVVSNNARFGVMGAIGAKDAIISDGAATQYDTGSPMQESAYIGTPDPESNFSPIRQAGAETPGGFTEYQPTGGFGGGFSPAATSPAGYSPSSPFSANPTSPGYSPTSSYSPTSPGMAITSPRFMSTSPGFSPASPSFAPTSPAYSPTSPAYGQASPTSPSYSPTSPGFSPTSPNYSPTSPSFSPASPAFSPTSPSYSPTSPAVGGVGRHLSPTSPTSPKYTPTSPGWSPTSPQTYSPTSPNFAGSPTSPGGPTSPGYSPTSPAFSPTSPRQ; via the exons atggcGAACGTGTACTTTCCCTATTCTAAGGCGCCTCTGCGCACCATCAAGGAGATCCAGTTTGGTTTGTTCTCACCCGAGGAGATCAAGCGGATGAGTGTGGTCCATGTTGAATATCCGGAGACGATG GATGATCAACGGCAACGGCCGCGCACAAAGGGTTTGAACGATCCACGCTTGGGAACAATCGATCGGCAATGGAACTGTGAAACTTGTGAGGAAGGCCAGAAGGAGTGTCCTGGTCATTTCGGACATATTGAGCTTGCCACACCGGTTTATCATATTG GTTTCTTGACTaagatcaagaagctgcTTGAGACGGTCTGCCACAACTGTGGCAAGATCAAAGCCAATACG TCCGACCCCAAGTTTTTAGAAGCCCTGCGCATGCGAGACCCCAAAAGACGATTCGACCACATCTGGCGACTGTCCAAAGACGTTCTTATCTGCGAAGCCGACCCTCCCCCGGACGATGACGAGCCCTTCTCGAAAGAGAACTCCAAACCCGTTCGGATGCACGGTGGTTGCGGTAATGCCCAACCTCAGATTCGTAAGGAAGGTATCACTCTTGTTGGAACGTGGAAGCCGAATAAGATGATGGACGAGATGGACATGCAGCAACCTGAGAAGAAGGTTATCACCCCGCAGGTTGCGTTGAACGTTTTCCGTAACATCTCTTACGAGGACGTTCGTATCATGGGTTTGAGCAATGACTATGCCCGTCCTGAGTGGATGATCATCACCGTCTTGCCggttccccctcctcctgtTCGTCCCAGTGTGCTTGTCGGCGGCAGCACCAGCGGCCAGCgtggtgaggatgatctgACATATAAGCTGGCTGAAATTGTCAGAGCCAACCAGAATGTTCAACGCTGTGAGCAGGAAGGCGCCCCAGAGCACGTCGTGCGCGAGTTCGAGTCGCTCTTGCAGTACCATGTCGCCACTTATATGGACAACGATATCGCTGGTCAGCCGAAGGCCATGCAGAAGTCGAATCGCCCAGTCAAGGCTATTCGGAGTCGTTTGAAGGGTAAGGAGGGTCGTTTACGACAGAACTTGATGGGTAAGCGTGTGGATTTCTCTGCACGTACTGTCATTACTGGTGACCCCAACTTGTCTCTTGAGGAGGTCGGTGTTCCGAAGAGTATAGCGAGAACCTTGACTTATCCCGAGGTTGTTACACCCTACAACATCGAGAAATTGCAGACTCTGGTCTCGAACGGTCCGAATGAACACCCGGGTGCTCGGTATATTGTCCGAGACAATGGCGAGCGCATTGATCTTCGTCATGCCAAGAGAGCCGGTGGTCAACAGTTGTTGTACGGATGGAAGGTTGAGCGTCACATCATGGACGGCGATGTCATTCTGTTCAATCGACAGCCCTCTCTTCACAAAGAGTCCATGATGGGTCACCGTGTTCGCGTCATGCCTTATTCCACTTTCCGGTTGAATTTGTCTGTCACTACCCCTTACAACGCCGATttcgatggtgatgagatgAACTTGCACGTCCCTCAGAGCGAGGAATCGCGCGCGGAATTGAGTCAACTGGCATTGGTCCCCATGAACATCGTGTCTCCCCAGCGAAACGGCCCGCTCATGGGTATCGTGCAGGATACGCTGTGTGGTATTTACAAGATTTGCCGTCGTGATGTCTTCTTGACAAAGGATCAAGtcatgaacatcatgatgTGGGTTCCTGATTGGGATGGGGTGATTCCTCCCCCGGCAATTCTGAAGCCTAGACCTCGCTGGACAGGAAAGCAGATGATCAGTATGGCGCTTCCTTCTGGTCTTAACCTTCTGCGTGTGGACAAGGATAACTCGCCGCTTTCTGAGAAGTTCTCGCCTCTGGCTGACGGTGGTCTTCTTATCCACAACGGTCAACTGATGTATGGTATGTTCTCCAAGAAGACGGTTGGTGctagcggtggtggtgtcatcCATACGATCTTTAACGAGTATGGTCATGGTACGGCTGTTGCTTTCTTCAATGGTGCGCAGAGAATTGTCAACTACTGGCTTTTGCACAACGGTTTCAGTATTGGTATCGGTGACACTATCCCCGATGAGCTTACAATCCAGCGGATTGAGAACTGTGTGCgcaacagaaagaaggaggtCGAGTCGATTACTGCAAGTGCTACTGACAACACTCTCGAGCCTCTACCCGGTATGAACGTCCGTGAGACCTTTGAGAGTAAGGTGTCTCGTGCTTTGAACAACGCTCGTGATGAGGCTGGTAGCGAAACCGAAAAGAGTTTGAAGGATCTGAACAACGCCATCCAGATGGCGCGGTCCGGTTCTAAGGGTTCGACTATTAACATTTCCCAGATGACTGCTGTGGTCGGACAACAGTCAGTCGAAGGAAAGCGTATTCCTTTCGGATTCAAGTACCGTACCTTGCCTCACTTCACCAAGGACGATTACTCTCCCGAATCCCGTGGATTTGTTGAAAACTCTTATCTGCGTGGTTTGACCCCCACCGAGTTTTTCTTCCACGCCATGGCTGGTAGAGAAGGTTTGATTGATACCGCTGTCAAGACCGCTGAAACTGGTTACATCCAACGTAAGCTGGTCAAGGCTCTTGAAGAAGTCATGGTCAAGTATGATGGCACTGTTCGGAACTCTTTGGGTGATATCATCCAGTTCATCtacggagaagatggtctTGATGGTGCTCATATTGAGAACCAGCGGGTGGACATCATCAAGTGCTCGGATGACAAGTTCCGTGATCGTTTCCGTGTCGATCTGATGGATCCTGAGCGCACCCTGGGACCAGAGGTACTGGAGCAGGCCAACGAAATCGCAGGTGATGTCGAGGTCCAGAGACAtctggatgaagaatgggaGGATCTTCTCAAGGATCGTGCATTCCTTCGCTCTGTGGcaaaggaagacgaggagatgATGCAGCTTCCAATCAATGTGCAGCGTATTCTGGAAACCGCCAGAACTACATTCAGGATCCGCGAGGGTACCATTAGCGATCTTCATCCCGCTGAGGTCATCCCTCAAGTGCGTTCTCTGCTGGATCGTTTGCTTGTGGTTCGCGGAGATGATATCATTTCGCGTGAAGCTCAAGAAAACGCGACCTTACTTTTCAAGGCCCAGCTTCGCAGCCGTCTCGCGTTCCGCAGATTGGTTACGGAGTACTCCATGAACAAGCTGGCATTCCAGCACGTTATTGGGGCTATTGAAAGCCGATTCGCCAAGGCTGGTGCCAACCCTGGCGAAATGGTTGGTGTGCTTGCTGCTCAGTCTATTGGTGAGCCTGCCACGCAGATGACACTGAACACTTTCCACTTTGCTGGTGTCTCGTCTAAGAACGTCACCTTGGGTGTTCCTCGTCTAAAGGAAATTTTGAACGTTGCTACCAACATCAAGACCCCCTCCATGACGGTCTACCAGGAAGCTGCTCGGTCATTTGACAAGGAGGGTGCCAAACAATTGCGTAGCGCTGTCGAACACACAAGCTTGCGTTCCGTTACGGAAGCAACCGAGATCTACTACGATCCCGATATCCAGACTACGGTCATCGAAAACGACCGGGATATGGTCGAGTCCTACTTCATCATTCCCGAAGATGTCACGGATGATGCGTCGCGCCAGTCCAAGTGGCTGCTCCGTATTATCCTCAGTCGGCCGAAGCTTCTGGATAAGGGTCTTACTGTGCAGGATGTCGCTTCTAGGATCAAGGCTGCCTACCCCAAGGATATCGCTGTCATCTTCAGTGATAACAACGCGGATGAGCAGGTTATCCGTATCCGTCAGATCCAGGATTAcaaggaggacgaggaggatgacgacaTCGAATACGATGTTACGCTTAAGAAGTTGGAGCAGCATCTCCTTGACACTCTTACCCTCCGTGGTGTTCCTGGCGTCGAGCGGGCGTTCATCAACGAGAAGAGCAAGGTCAGAGTTCTGGAAGATGGATCATTGTTCGCTAGCAAGACCGATCCGCTTTGCAAGGAGTGGGTTCTCGAAACAAGTGGCTCGTCTCTGGGTGAGGTTCTGGCAATCCCCGGTGTCGATGCTACTCGTACGTACTCCAACCAGTTTATCGAGGTTTTCGAGGTGTTTGGTATCGAAGCCGCACGGACAGCTGTTCTTCGCGAATTGACCCAGGTGCTTGCATTCGACGGTTCTTATGTCAACCACCGCCATTTGGCGCTACTGGTCGATGTCATGACTGTACGAGGCTACCTGACACCTGTCACTCGACACGGTATCAACCGTGCTGATAACGGTGCACTCATGCGTTGTTCGTTCGAAGAAACCGTCGAGATTCTGTTGGAAGCGGCCGCTTTCGGAGAGCTGGACGATTGCCGTGGTGTTTCTGAGAACCTTATTTTGGGCCAGATGGCTCCTGCTGGTACCGGAGAGTTCGATATCTACCTTGACCAGAACCTCATGAACACTGTCGTGTCGAACAATGCTCGCTTCGGTGTTATGGGAGCGATCGGCGCCAAggatgccatcatctccgacgGTGCTGCTACTCAGTATGACACGGGCTCGCCTATGCAGGAGAGTGCTTACATCGGCACTCCCGACCCCGAGTCGAACTTCTCCCCCATTCGCCAAGCCGGTGCCGAGACTCCTGGTGGCTTCACCGAATACCAGCCTACTGGCGGCTTTGGAGGCGGGTTCAGTCCGGCAGCTACAAGCCCAGCTGGCTATTCCCCCAGCAGTCCGTTCAGCGCGAACCCGACGTCGCCTGGCTACTCCCCGACCTCGAGTTATTCTCCCACGTCACCGGGTATGGCTATCACCAGTCCTCGTTTCATGTCGACGTCTCCTGGGTTCTCCCCAGCGAGTCCGTCATTTGCTCCGACATCACCAGCATACTCTCCTACCTCTCCTGCGTATGGCCAGGCATCTCCCACGTCGCCATCGTACTCGCCAACTTCGCCAGGGTTCTCGCCAACATCGCCGAACTACAGTCCTACTTCACCCAGTTTCAGCCCGGCTTCACCGGCCTTTAGCCCAACCTCGCCTAGCTACAGCCCGACAAGCcctgctgttggtggtgttggccgGCATCTGTCACCCACTTCTCCTACCTCACCTAAGTACACGCCTACTTCGCCTGGGTGGTCTCCTACGAGCCCCCAGACGTATTCTCCTACATCTCCCAACTTTGCCGGCTCGCCGACGTCACCTGGAGGACCAACGTCTCCTGGCTACAGCCCGACGTCGCCGGCTTTCAGCCCTAC ATCTCCACGCCAGTGA
- the SWD1 gene encoding Set1-mediated histone H3-K4 methylation subunit Swd1 (BUSCO:EOG09262XRU;~COG:S;~EggNog:ENOG410PF85;~InterPro:IPR037850,IPR036322,IPR015943,IPR019775, IPR001680,IPR017986;~PFAM:PF00400;~go_component: GO:0048188 - Set1C/COMPASS complex [Evidence IEA];~go_function: GO:0005515 - protein binding [Evidence IEA]) has translation MNLSLVDPFVLAQDYPDTLTEKLRSGHATCLRFNRKGDYLASGRVDGTVVIFDVETNGVARKLRGHTRQIQSLSWSRDGRYLLSSSQDWKCILWDLKDGSRVRTVRFEAPVYIAELHPYNHLLFVASLFEDQPVLVDVSLPKPVKRILPSAPFRPPPPKNEEIDPAVAAKQAAQDAKHSTCVTIFTALGNHIIAGTSKGWINIIETQTCTTIHSTRLCNGVVILLRLASNGRDLLVNSSDRVIRTILMPDLSQLGIDLEPTNIKLQVEHKFQDVVNRLSWNHVAFSSTGEFVTASTFMNPDIYVWERSHGSLVKILEGPREELGVVEWHPSRPMVVACGLESGCIYTWSIVTPQKWSALAPDFGEVEENVEYVEREDEFDIHPAEEIHQRRLDQEDEVPDVLTIEVNKDGADEDIVTSFRMPVLLDISDSESEDDIIAVGPGTMRRRSPGAARDRVNANGDGEKDSVSGGRNGSTRGQKGRRR, from the exons ATGAATTTGTCTCTTGTTGATCCCTTTGTCCTAGCTCAGGATTATCCAGACACGTTGACGGAGAAGCTGA GAAGTGGACATGCGACTTGTCTACGGTTTAATCGCAAAGGAGACTATTTGGCGTCTGGACGG GTTGATGGAACAGTAGTCATTTTTGATGTGGAAACCAACGGGGTTGCGCGAAAGCTACGAGGTCATACCAGGCAGATTCAGTCATTAAG TTGGTCAAGAGACGGCCGTTATCTTCTGAGTTCCTCTCAGGACTGGAAATGTATTCTATGGGATTTGAAAGATGGCTCCCGGGTCCGCACCGTCCGCTTCGAAGCACCCGTTTATATCGCAGAACTACACCCTTATAACCA CTTGCTCTTTGTAGCGTCTCTTTTCGAAGATCAGCCTGTCCTCGTGGATGTTTCGTTACCCAAGCCCGTCAAGCGCATCCTTCCATCCGCTCCATTTCGCCCTCCGCCTCCAAAGAACGAAGAAATTGACCCCGCCGTTGCTGCGAAACAAGCAGCTCAAGATGCGAAACATTCCACGTGCGTTACGATCTTCACTGCTTTAGGAAACCATATCATAGCGGGTACATCTAAGGGTTGGATCAATATTATTGAGACACAAACCTGTACCACAATACATTCCACTCGGCTCTGCAATGGTGTGGTGATCTTACTTCGCCTAGCAAGTAACGGTCGGGATCTACTAGTCAACAGCTCTGATCGCGTGATACGCACAATACTCATGCCGGATCTCTCACAATTGGGTATCGATCTGGAGCCTACCAACATCAAACTCCAAGTGGAACATAAGTTCCAAGATGTGGTGAACCGTTTGAGTTGGAACCATGTAGCATTTTCTTCCACCGGGGAGTTTGTTACTGCGTCCACATTCATGAACCCTGACATTTATGTCTGGGAGCGGAGCCACGGCTCCCTGGTCAAGATTTTGGAAGGCCCCCGCGAAGAACTAGGAGTGGTTGAGTGGCACCCTAGCCGTCCGATGGTGGTTGCCTGTGGCTTAGAATCTGGATGCATCTATACTTGGTCGATTGTGACGCCTCAGAAATGGTCAGCCCTGGCCCCTGACTTCGGTGAGGTCGAAGAGAACGTCGAGTATGTTGAGCGTGAAGATGAATTCGATATCCACCCGGCAGAGGAAATTCACCAGCGCCGTTTAGACCAGGAAGACGAGGTCCCCGACGTTCTCACAATCGAAGTAAACAAAGACGGCGCGGATGAGGATATTGTTACCTCATTTCGCATGCCAGTCCTTCTTGATATTTCGGACAGTGAAAGCGAGGATGATATCATCGCTGTTGGACCcgggacgatgaggagacgTAGTCCAGGCGCAGCGCGAGACCGAGTGAATGCTAAcggggatggggagaaggacAGTGTAAGTGGCGGTAGGAACGGCAGCACACGAGGTCAGAAGGGTCGGCGGCGGTAA
- a CDS encoding class I SAM-dependent methyltransferase (COG:S;~EggNog:ENOG410PNGW;~InterPro:IPR029063;~PFAM:PF13489), with the protein MASPNRNNYSYQGLGSYDSGRSRQNSGAMDIHVLTGQEPPREPPPNDDPYDGHGGPDQTSRYTRPPNRWLFYEENGRTYHGYRRGVYPLPCDEEEQDRLDIFHKLFTVARVSESLIYAPHPPNGRFLDLGCGTGIWAIDVAHKYPNAFVAGVDLAPIQPPNHPDNCEFYAPFDFEAPWTLGENSWDLIHLQMGSGSVLGWPNLYKRILRHLQPGAWFEQVEIDFEPRCDDRSLDGLALREWYQYLKQATQDTMRPIAHSSRDTIRHLEEAGFTQIDHQMVGLPLNPWHHDEHEKKVARWYNLAISESIETLSLAPFSRIFHWDLERIRQITAEVKSQAFNKEIHAYNILHIYQARKPGGPSL; encoded by the exons ATGGCTTCGCCCAATCGCAATAACTACAGCTACCAAGGGTTAGGATCTTATGATTCCGGCCGTTCCAGGCAAAACTCGGGGGCCATGGATATCCACGTCCTCACAGGTCAAGAACCTCCTCGAGAACCCCCACCCAACGATGATCCTTATGATGGTCATGGGGGTCCAGATCAGACAAGCCGTTATACCAG GCCTCCAAACAGATGGCTCTTCTATGAAGAAAATGGGAGAACATATCATGGTTATCGCAGAGGAGTTTACCCGCTGCCatgtgatgaagaggagcaggacCGTCTCGATATCTTCCATAAGCTGTTCACGGTAGCACGGGTGTCCGAGAGCTTAATTTACGCACCTCACCCTCCAAATGGTAGATTCCTAGATCTGGGATGCGGCACTGGGATCTGGGCCATTGACGTGGCCCATAAGTATCCCAATGCTTTCGTGGCTGGGGTAGATCTAGCACCTATACAGCCTCCCAACCACCCTGACAACTGCGAGTTCTATGCGCCTTTTGACTTTGAGGCGCCATGGACACTTGGGGAGAATTCTTGGGATCTAATCCACCTGCAGATGGGTTCCGGCAGTGTTCTGGGCTGGCCGAATCTCTACAAGCGAATCTTAAGGCATCTTCAGCCTGGGGCATGGTTTGAACAAGTGGAAATAGATTTCGAACCCCGCTGCGATGATCGCTCCCTGGATGGACTGGCACTCCGGGAATGGTACCAGTACCTGAAGCAGGCAACACAAGATACTATGAGGCCCATAGCGCACAGCTCCCGGGATACCATCAGACACCTTGAGGAGGCAGGCTTTACTCAAATCGACCATCAGATGGTGGGGTTGCCTCTCAACCCTTGGCACCATGATGAACATGAGAAGAAGGTAGCCCGTTGGTATAACCTTGCAATCTCTGAAAGTATCGAGACGCTCAGCCTCGCCCCTTTCAGTCGCATCTTTCACTGGGACTTGGAGAGAATCAGACAAATCACGGCGGAGGTTAAGTCACAGGCCTTCAACAAGGAAATACACGCTTACAACATCTTACACATATACCAGGCACGGAAGCCGGGCGGCCCGTCCCTTTGA
- a CDS encoding uncharacterized protein (COG:S;~EggNog:ENOG410PS85) codes for MDAQAYLLRHGWSGPGNPLNPNRRPGTHGGLGLTRPILVARRQGNQGVGKKTTKDPTNQWWLRGFEDALKGVGDENKSAGDAKRTPNALTSELYRYFVRGETVPGTLGDKKRKAEDEDDNDDDGKKKKMKKSKGEESKEERRVRREEKRKRKEERAKRREERKKKREEKEVRRAEREKKRAVKKMKKEKEKEKEKAGPEDVYPTPPATEVEQTESSGRDEEEVKKDKREKKKKTKRETSASDDGSKKKKSKKSKDETASSN; via the coding sequence atggaCGCCCAAGcctacctcctccgccacggCTGGTCCGGTCCCGGCAACCCACTCAACCCGAACCGACGGCCCGGCACACACGGCGGACTCGGCCTGACGAGACCGATTCTCGTTGCGCGACGCCAAGGCAACCAAGGcgtggggaagaagacgaccaAAGATCCCACGAATCAGTGGTGGTTGCGAGGATTCGAGGACGCGCTGAAGGGCGTGGGCGATGAGAATAAGAGTGCGGGGGATGCGAAGCGCACGCCGAATGCGTTGACGAGTGAATTGTATCGGTATTTTGTGAGGGGGGAGACGGTTCCGGGGACTTTGGGGGataagaagaggaaggctgaggatgaggatgataacgatgatgatgggaagaagaagaagatgaagaagagcaagggagaggagagtaaggaggagagacgggtgaggagggaggagaagaggaagaggaaggaggagagggcgaagaggagagaggagaggaagaagaagagggaggagaaggaagttagaagggcggagagggagaagaagagggcggttaagaagatgaagaaggagaaggagaaggagaaggagaaggctggtCCTGAGGATGTGTATCCTACGCCGCCGGCGACGGAGGTGGAACAGACGGAGTCGAGTgggagggatgaggaagaggtgaagaaggacaagagggagaagaagaagaagacaaagcgAGAGACGTCTGCGTCGGATGACGGgtcgaagaaaaagaagtcgAAAAAGTCCAAGGATGAGACGGCGTCCTCGAATTGA
- the THG1 gene encoding tRNA guanylyltransferase (BUSCO:EOG09264G0H;~COG:S;~EggNog:ENOG410PGHR;~InterPro:IPR024956,IPR038469,IPR007537,IPR025845;~PFAM:PF14413,PF04446;~go_function: GO:0000287 - magnesium ion binding [Evidence IEA];~go_function: GO:0008193 - tRNA guanylyltransferase activity [Evidence IEA];~go_process: GO:0006400 - tRNA modification [Evidence IEA]), with translation MANSKYEYVKSFEQPDVLLPNTWIVVRIDGRGFHKLSDYYGFIKPNDRRALDLMNAAAVGVMKDLPDLCIAYGISDEYSFAFHPNCQLFERRSAKLVTTIVSTFTAHYIYLWGTYFPDTPLQPAALPSFDGRAVMYPNSRIFRDYMSWRQVDCHINNLYNTTFWSMVLQGGMDRREAELELKGTLSSDKNEILFKRFGINYNNEEEIYKKGSVLYRQYQLEEKSDSSMQEETSPLQEDMPSKTQQEKIRKLRRKVQVVVDHVDIIKDEFWERRPWILSGKPGKLPTEAKEVVA, from the exons ATGGCAAATTCCAA ATATGAATATGTCAAGTCATTCGAGCAACCGGACGTTCTACTTCCCAATACATGGATTGTGGTCCGGATCGATGGCAGAGGCTTCCACAA ACTCTCTGATTATTATGGCTTCATAAAGCCCAATGACCGTCGGGCCCTAGACCTAATGAATGCCGCAGCCGTTGGCGTCATGAAAGATCTTCCTGATCTTTGCATTGCCTACGGTATTAGCGATGAGTACAG TTTCGCTTTTCATCCCAACTGCCAATTATTTGAGCGGCGGAGTGC CAAACTAGTAACGACAATCGTGTCAACTTTCACGGCGCATTACATCTATCTATGGGGGACGTATTTCCCAGATACGCCGCTGCAGCCAGCAGCTCTGCCTTCGTTCGATGGAAGAGCAGTGATGTATCCGAATTCCAGAATTTTCAGGGATTATATGAGCTGGCGCCAGGTGGATT GTCATATCAATAACCTTTACAATACAACTTTCTGGTCTATGGTCCTGCAAGGTGGGATGGATAGAAGAGAAGCTGAACTGGAATTAAAG GGCACCCTGTCTTCCGACAAGAATGAGATCCTCTTCAAGAGGTTCGGCATCAACTATAataatgaagaagagatctaTAAGAAGGGCAGTGTCTTATATCGCCAG TATCAACTAGAGGAAAAATCAGACTCCAGCATGCAGGAAGAAACATCACCATTGCAGGAGGACATGCCCTCCAAGACACAGCAAGAAAAGATCCGCAAACTGCGTCGCAAAGTGCAGGTCGTGGTCGACcatgtcgacatcatcaaggaTGAGTTCTGGGAGAGACGGCCATGGATTCTCTCCGGCAAGCCCGGAAAGCTGCCTACAGAGGCGAAGGAAGTAGTAGCATGA